The DNA sequence AACTGGAAGAAATTGTAAAAACCTATTCCCCACTGCCAGAGGATATAGCCAGATTTCCTACTGTCAGAGAAAAGGCTGTATACCTATTACACAACTACTGCCAGTTGAGTCTAGGTGAGAATCATTATATCCAGTGGTATGTGGTGCG is a window from the Geminocystis sp. M7585_C2015_104 genome containing:
- a CDS encoding chlororespiratory reduction protein 7; the encoded protein is MVDPIMYQEDGYVVLETNRGEELLTEGELLAKLEEIVKTYSPLPEDIARFPTVREKAVYLLHNYCQLSLGENHYIQWYVVRWQKR